A stretch of the Macaca mulatta isolate MMU2019108-1 chromosome 14, T2T-MMU8v2.0, whole genome shotgun sequence genome encodes the following:
- the NXPE4 gene encoding NXPE family member 4 isoform X1, which yields MKISMINYKSLWALLFILASWIAFTVFQNSTKIWSALNLPISLHHWNNSIKSLFLKAPLIPLKPLTETELRIKEIIEKLDQQIPPRPFTHMNTTTSATHSTATILNPRDTYCRGDQLDILLEMRDHLGHRKQYGGDFLRARMSSPALMAGASGKVTDFNNGTYLVSFTLFWEGQVSLSLLLIHPSEGVSALWSARNQGYDRVIFIGQFVNGTSQVHSECGLILNTNAELCQYLDNRDQEAFYCVRPQHMPCAALTHMHSENKKVSYLSKQEKSLFERSNVGVEIMEKFNTISVSKCNKETVAKKEKCKVGMTSTIPSGHVWRNTWNPVSCSLATVKMKECLRGKLIYLMGDSTMRQWMEYFKASINTLKSVDLHESGKLQHQLAVDLDRNINIQWQKHCYPLVGSMTYSVKEMEYLTRAIDRTGGEKNTVIVISLGQHFRPFPIDVFIRRALNVHKAIKRLLLRSPDTMVIIKTENIREMYNDAERFSDFHGYIQYLIIKDIFQDLSVSIIDAWDITIAYGTNDVHPPQHVVGNQINILLNYIC from the exons ATTTGGTCTGCTCTAAACTTACCCATCTCCCTCCATCACTGGAACAATTCCATAAAGTCCTTATTCCTTAAAGCACCACTGATACCATTAAAGCCACTAACAGAGACTGAACTCAGAATAAAGGAAATCATAGAAAAACTAGATCAGCAGATCCCACCCAGACCTTTCACCCACATGAACACCACTACCAGCGCCACACACAGCACAGCCACCATCCTCAACCCTCGAGATACGTACTGCAGGGGAGACCAGCTGGACATCCTGCTGGAAATGAGGGACCACTTGGGACACAGGAAGCAATATGGTGGGGATTTCCTGAGGGCCAGGATGTCCTCCCCAGCCCTGATGGCAGGTGCTTCGGGAAAGGTGACTGACTTCAACAATGGTACCTACCTGGTCAGCTTCACTCTATTCTGGGAGGGCCAGGTCTCCCTGTCTCTGCTGCTCATCCACCCCAGTGAAGGGGTGTCAGCACTCTGGAGTGCAAGGAACCAAGGCTATGACAGGGTGATCTTCATTGGCCAGTTCGTCAATGGCACTTCCCAAGTCCACTCTGAATGTGGCCTGATCCTAAACACAAATGCTGAATTGTGCCAGtacctggacaacagagaccaAGAAGCCTTCTACTGTGTGAGGCCTCAACACATGCCCTGTGCTGCACTCACTCATATGCATTCTGAGAACAAGAAAGTTTCTTATCTTAGCAAACAAGAAAAGAGCCTCTttgaaag GTCAAATGTGGGTGTAGAGATTATGGAAAAATTCAATACGATTAGTGTCTCCAAATGCAACA AAGAAACAGttgcaaagaaagagaaatgcaagGTTGGAATGACATCCACAATCCCCAGTGGGCATGTCTGGAGAAACACATGGAATCCTGTCTCCTGTAGTTTGGCTACAGTCAAAATGAAGGAATGCCTGAGAGGAAAGCTCATATATCTAATGGGAGATTCCACGATGCGCCAGTGGATGGAATACTTCAAAGCCAGTATCAACA CACTGAAGTCAGTGGATCTGCATGAATCTGGAAAATTGCAACACCAGCTTGCTGTGGATTTGGATAGGAACATCAACATCCAGTGGCAAAAACATTGTTATCCCTTGGTAGGATCAATGACCTATTCAGTCAAAGAGATGGAGTACCTCACCCGTGCCATTGACAGAactggaggagaaaaaaatactgtCATTGTTATTTCCCTGGGCCAGCATTTCAGACCCTTTCCCATTGATGTTTTTATCCGAAGGGCCCTCAATGTCCACAAAGCCATTAAGCGTCTTCTTCTGAGAAGCCCAGACACTATGGTTAtcatcaaaacagaaaacatCAGGGAGATGTACAATGATGCAGAAAGATTTAGTGACTTTCATGGTTACATTCAATATCTCATCATAAAGGACATTTTCCAGGATCTTAGTGTGAGTATCATTGATGCCTGGGATATAACAATTGCATATGGCACAAATGATGTACACCCACCTCAACATGTAGTGGGAAATCAGATTAATATATTGCTAAactatatttgttaa
- the NXPE4 gene encoding NXPE family member 4 isoform X2, which yields MKISMINYKSLWALLFILASWIAFTVFQNSTKIWSALNLPISLHHWNNSIKSLFLKAPLIPLKPLTETELRIKEIIEKLDQQIPPRPFTHMNTTTSATHSTATILNPRDTYCRGDQLDILLEMRDHLGHRKQYGGDFLRARMSSPALMAGASGKVTDFNNGTYLVSFTLFWEGQVSLSLLLIHPSEGVSALWSARNQGYDRVIFIGQFVNGTSQVHSECGLILNTNAELCQYLDNRDQEAFYCVRPQHMPCAALTHMHSENKKVSYLSKQEKSLFERSNVGVEIMEKFNTISVSKCNTLKSVDLHESGKLQHQLAVDLDRNINIQWQKHCYPLVGSMTYSVKEMEYLTRAIDRTGGEKNTVIVISLGQHFRPFPIDVFIRRALNVHKAIKRLLLRSPDTMVIIKTENIREMYNDAERFSDFHGYIQYLIIKDIFQDLSVSIIDAWDITIAYGTNDVHPPQHVVGNQINILLNYIC from the exons ATTTGGTCTGCTCTAAACTTACCCATCTCCCTCCATCACTGGAACAATTCCATAAAGTCCTTATTCCTTAAAGCACCACTGATACCATTAAAGCCACTAACAGAGACTGAACTCAGAATAAAGGAAATCATAGAAAAACTAGATCAGCAGATCCCACCCAGACCTTTCACCCACATGAACACCACTACCAGCGCCACACACAGCACAGCCACCATCCTCAACCCTCGAGATACGTACTGCAGGGGAGACCAGCTGGACATCCTGCTGGAAATGAGGGACCACTTGGGACACAGGAAGCAATATGGTGGGGATTTCCTGAGGGCCAGGATGTCCTCCCCAGCCCTGATGGCAGGTGCTTCGGGAAAGGTGACTGACTTCAACAATGGTACCTACCTGGTCAGCTTCACTCTATTCTGGGAGGGCCAGGTCTCCCTGTCTCTGCTGCTCATCCACCCCAGTGAAGGGGTGTCAGCACTCTGGAGTGCAAGGAACCAAGGCTATGACAGGGTGATCTTCATTGGCCAGTTCGTCAATGGCACTTCCCAAGTCCACTCTGAATGTGGCCTGATCCTAAACACAAATGCTGAATTGTGCCAGtacctggacaacagagaccaAGAAGCCTTCTACTGTGTGAGGCCTCAACACATGCCCTGTGCTGCACTCACTCATATGCATTCTGAGAACAAGAAAGTTTCTTATCTTAGCAAACAAGAAAAGAGCCTCTttgaaag GTCAAATGTGGGTGTAGAGATTATGGAAAAATTCAATACGATTAGTGTCTCCAAATGCAACA CACTGAAGTCAGTGGATCTGCATGAATCTGGAAAATTGCAACACCAGCTTGCTGTGGATTTGGATAGGAACATCAACATCCAGTGGCAAAAACATTGTTATCCCTTGGTAGGATCAATGACCTATTCAGTCAAAGAGATGGAGTACCTCACCCGTGCCATTGACAGAactggaggagaaaaaaatactgtCATTGTTATTTCCCTGGGCCAGCATTTCAGACCCTTTCCCATTGATGTTTTTATCCGAAGGGCCCTCAATGTCCACAAAGCCATTAAGCGTCTTCTTCTGAGAAGCCCAGACACTATGGTTAtcatcaaaacagaaaacatCAGGGAGATGTACAATGATGCAGAAAGATTTAGTGACTTTCATGGTTACATTCAATATCTCATCATAAAGGACATTTTCCAGGATCTTAGTGTGAGTATCATTGATGCCTGGGATATAACAATTGCATATGGCACAAATGATGTACACCCACCTCAACATGTAGTGGGAAATCAGATTAATATATTGCTAAactatatttgttaa
- the NXPE4 gene encoding NXPE family member 4 isoform X3, whose amino-acid sequence MEKFNTISVSKCNKETVAKKEKCKVGMTSTIPSGHVWRNTWNPVSCSLATVKMKECLRGKLIYLMGDSTMRQWMEYFKASINTLKSVDLHESGKLQHQLAVDLDRNINIQWQKHCYPLVGSMTYSVKEMEYLTRAIDRTGGEKNTVIVISLGQHFRPFPIDVFIRRALNVHKAIKRLLLRSPDTMVIIKTENIREMYNDAERFSDFHGYIQYLIIKDIFQDLSVSIIDAWDITIAYGTNDVHPPQHVVGNQINILLNYIC is encoded by the exons ATGGAAAAATTCAATACGATTAGTGTCTCCAAATGCAACA AAGAAACAGttgcaaagaaagagaaatgcaagGTTGGAATGACATCCACAATCCCCAGTGGGCATGTCTGGAGAAACACATGGAATCCTGTCTCCTGTAGTTTGGCTACAGTCAAAATGAAGGAATGCCTGAGAGGAAAGCTCATATATCTAATGGGAGATTCCACGATGCGCCAGTGGATGGAATACTTCAAAGCCAGTATCAACA CACTGAAGTCAGTGGATCTGCATGAATCTGGAAAATTGCAACACCAGCTTGCTGTGGATTTGGATAGGAACATCAACATCCAGTGGCAAAAACATTGTTATCCCTTGGTAGGATCAATGACCTATTCAGTCAAAGAGATGGAGTACCTCACCCGTGCCATTGACAGAactggaggagaaaaaaatactgtCATTGTTATTTCCCTGGGCCAGCATTTCAGACCCTTTCCCATTGATGTTTTTATCCGAAGGGCCCTCAATGTCCACAAAGCCATTAAGCGTCTTCTTCTGAGAAGCCCAGACACTATGGTTAtcatcaaaacagaaaacatCAGGGAGATGTACAATGATGCAGAAAGATTTAGTGACTTTCATGGTTACATTCAATATCTCATCATAAAGGACATTTTCCAGGATCTTAGTGTGAGTATCATTGATGCCTGGGATATAACAATTGCATATGGCACAAATGATGTACACCCACCTCAACATGTAGTGGGAAATCAGATTAATATATTGCTAAactatatttgttaa